The DNA segment AAGTATTAGCATCAATATGCGTTAAATTTGAAACTGCTCTTTGAACTTTATCTTGTAAAGCATTTGTCGCATTTTGACTAATCGATGCTAATTTGTTTTTTTTAGACGAGATAGTCTGTGTCGTATCCGCCTCTAACTTGCGGCCACGTTCGACGAGTTCGTCAAATATAGAATGGCTTTTAGTCATAGTGTTAGATGCAGATTCATAACCTTTATCGTAGGCACCTAAACCTGCTAACCAGATATTACGTGTGATTTGATCTTTGGCAGACCATACTTGTTTTGCTGCAGTAATTACTTTAGACATAAAAAACCCTTTTGAAGCCGTTAATACAATATAAGTGGTTACTCATATATTATCGAGGTAAATTAGAAGATACATTCCAAAGTTTTAGATCCATAAGCCAGCTCGCACTGTTTAAATAACTTTTTGATTAACCATATATTAACAAATTTCAATTTAATTAAAAATACCCCACAATTTAGCTAACAAATTAACTTAAATAGAACTAAAATAGGCATTATTTTTTACTTTTCAGTAATATAACCATGCCCAGTCAAACCCATAAACTGCAAATAAACTTTATTATTAAACTTGGCCTTGCATTACATCGTTGTGGTGCGACGAGTTACAGAATTGAAAACCATTTATTGAATTTGTCAAAATTCTGGAATATTGAAGCAAGTTTCCTTGTCACACCCACGGCTTTTACCTTCATTTTTTCGAGTGATCCAGATGATCAACGCACACATATTGCTCGTGTTCAGCCCTCTGGAAATGATCTTGGGAAATTGGCTGTTATTGACGAAATCGTCGAAAAAGTTGTTGATTCACGGGTGACTCTCGATGAAGCTATCGAATTGTTAATTGAAGCAAAACAACAACCTGGTTTTTATGGCGTTAAAACAGAAGCACTAGGCTGGTGTGTAACCGGCGGTGCGTTTGCTATGCTATTGTCATCGTCGAGTTTAGATATCATCAGTTCGTTCTTATTTTCGTTCCTGGTGTTTGTATTATATAAATTATCAGCTAATTCTCTCCGTCTAGCGTCAATTGTGGAGTTTTTCGCGCCGTTTATTTCCGCTATTCTAGCCTGCTTCGTCGCAAGTCTTGGCTTTCACATCAATGTACCTTTTGTGATTTTGTCTTCGGTTATCATTTTTATTCCCGGACTCGCACTTACAGTAGCACTAAGTGAAATTGTAAATAAAGATCTGGTATCAGGTACATCAAAGTTAGTTGATGCAACAATGCTGTTGTTCAAGCTGTATTTCGGCGCATTACTCGGTATTACTTTAGGGAATCTGATATGGACAACCGATCCGCTTGTACTAGATATGAGCTACGCATTACCTGATTGGAAAAACTATATTGCGGTTATTGCGCTCTCAACAGGACTTGTTGTTGCCTTTAATGTACACAAATCAGATATGATTTGGGGTATTATAGCGGGCCTGATTGCATATGTTGTCAGTACCTTTGCCGCACAATATTTGGGATTTACACTGGGTACCTTTGTGGGGTCGTTTACTGTAGGTCTTTTCAGTAATATCTATGCCATTATTAAAAACAGACCCGCATCGATTGTCTTAATTCAAGGTATTGTATTGTTAGTACCTGGCAGTCGTACCTACATGGACTTGAACACTTACATCTCAGGACATCAAATATTAAATAATACTAATGACAGCAGTTTCGTATTTATGATCTTCATTGCAATCATCGCTGGCATGATCTTAGCGAATGCCGTATTACCTGCGAAAAAGAGTTTGTAATATAATCAAGCGGCATCAATAACTGTATATACATCCAGATACTCATGCTATCATTATCGCATGAGTATCTTTTTATAGTTAAGTCATGGCCAAAACTCCAAAAATAAAAATAAGTTTCCTCTGTTCCGAATGTGGCGCTAACTTC comes from the Moritella yayanosii genome and includes:
- a CDS encoding threonine/serine exporter family protein, whose protein sequence is MPSQTHKLQINFIIKLGLALHRCGATSYRIENHLLNLSKFWNIEASFLVTPTAFTFIFSSDPDDQRTHIARVQPSGNDLGKLAVIDEIVEKVVDSRVTLDEAIELLIEAKQQPGFYGVKTEALGWCVTGGAFAMLLSSSSLDIISSFLFSFLVFVLYKLSANSLRLASIVEFFAPFISAILACFVASLGFHINVPFVILSSVIIFIPGLALTVALSEIVNKDLVSGTSKLVDATMLLFKLYFGALLGITLGNLIWTTDPLVLDMSYALPDWKNYIAVIALSTGLVVAFNVHKSDMIWGIIAGLIAYVVSTFAAQYLGFTLGTFVGSFTVGLFSNIYAIIKNRPASIVLIQGIVLLVPGSRTYMDLNTYISGHQILNNTNDSSFVFMIFIAIIAGMILANAVLPAKKSL